In Calditrichota bacterium, the sequence GTATTAGCGGTGAATACTTAATTGTCGATGGGTTATCGTTCATAAATGGTAGAAGTCCGTTTGGGGCAGTAATTGAATTTCGTGGGGATTTGGGAGATGCTCAAAATTGCCGTTTAACCAATACAGCCATTGAAAATTATAATCCAACAAATCCGGCTATTGAATACAAATGGATTTCTCTTTATGGCAAAAATAATCGTGTTGACCATTGTTATCTTCGGGGGAAAAATAATTCGGGTGCTACCATTGTGGTATGGTTAAACAATCAAGCAAATTATCATACAATCGATTCTAATTATTTCGGATATCGCCCTGATTTGGGTGAAAATGGCGGGGAAACAATTCGTATTGGAACCAGCGACTGGTCCTTGTTTGATTCTTATACTACGGTGGAAAACAATTATTTTGAACGTTGTAATGGTGAAATAGAAATCATTTCAAATAAAAGTGGTCATAATACTTTTCGATATAATACTTTTTACGAATGCGCAGGAACTTTGACATTAAGACATGGAAATTATGCAACAGTTACAGGTAACTTTTTTATAGGTAATAATAAAAGCAATACTGGTGGGGTCAGAATTATTGGTGAAAATCATATCGTTTATAATAATTATTTTCAAGATCTTACAGGAAGTGGATTACGCGCGGCTCTTTCAATAATGAATGGTGTCCCGAATTCTCCTCTTAATCGCTATTTCCAGGTAAAAAATGCCCATGTGCTGTACAATAGTTTTGTTAATTGCCGTGAAAATATAATTTTAGGAGCAGGGGCAGATAGCGAGAGAACATTGCCGCCTTTGGATTGTTCAATTGACAATAATGTTATTCTATCAAACACGAGTAACTTTATGGTTGATGAAGAAGACACTCCTATAAACCTTACCTGGTCCGGGAATATTTTTTTTGGATCGAGTTTAGGTATAGATCAGCCGGAAGGTATTTTGATAACTGATCCAAAGCTTTTGGAATCTGGTGATGGTTTGTGGCGCCCTGAAAGTGACAGCCCATTGCTTGGAGCAGCGGAAGGTGATTTTGAATTTGTAACCATTGATATGGATGGACAAAACCGATTGACTCCTTTTGATGTTGGTGCCGATCAAAACTCTGATGATCCGGTGATATATCGGCCACTAACAGCAGATGATGCAGGCCCAAATTGGTATCCTCTACCGGCAAAGGTTTTTTTGGTTCCGGCAGAACATGACTCTTTGATGAGTGCAGTTTATAAATCTGTAACCGGCGACACCATTGAATTGACTGATGATGGAGGGATCTATACAAACAGTTCAGAAATAATTATTAATAAAAACGTTTTTATTAGAGCCTCTGACGGCTTATCTGGAAAGCCAATTATTAGAAATGCAGGGTC encodes:
- a CDS encoding DUF5123 domain-containing protein, with product MKMFILVFISAIFSFGNEIFVSSALEIKTALTSIVPGDTLTMVEGTWTDQQIKFNASGTSEQPILLRAKYPGKTKLSGLSNLRISGEYLIVDGLSFINGRSPFGAVIEFRGDLGDAQNCRLTNTAIENYNPTNPAIEYKWISLYGKNNRVDHCYLRGKNNSGATIVVWLNNQANYHTIDSNYFGYRPDLGENGGETIRIGTSDWSLFDSYTTVENNYFERCNGEIEIISNKSGHNTFRYNTFYECAGTLTLRHGNYATVTGNFFIGNNKSNTGGVRIIGENHIVYNNYFQDLTGSGLRAALSIMNGVPNSPLNRYFQVKNAHVLYNSFVNCRENIILGAGADSERTLPPLDCSIDNNVILSNTSNFMVDEEDTPINLTWSGNIFFGSSLGIDQPEGILITDPKLLESGDGLWRPESDSPLLGAAEGDFEFVTIDMDGQNRLTPFDVGADQNSDDPVIYRPLTADDAGPNWYPLPAKVFLVPAEHDSLMSAVYKSVTGDTIELTDDGGIYTNSSEIIINKNVFIRASDGLSGKPIIRNAGSSGSGALFVIVDGGNLTLNNLKLDGMAGTETPAKYLIRTDSIPMTKNYNLRVKNCDFYDVVSGSEGNFFRAFAGTFADTISFENCLFYNSGEEGIRLNDEALNSSLYNVGYLGMTNCTMWHTNKEAINIYAGDEIIFTPGPHIRIDHCTFDDCGYNSAAVLVPKDVTDIKIHNSIFTNSSGNSPSITLSGFLAEIAYCDTFNISGVVVENSAVIGAGMLGVDPQYTDAPNGDFTLLATSPLGGKANDGEAMGDLRWADNVTTIDNSPRKKIPQKIALHRNYPNPFNPSTTIEFYLPKILPVRITIHDITGKIVDEVYNGIAIAGTHNVKWNAGSSKASGIYLYRLKAGNYFETKKMMLIK